Proteins encoded in a region of the Triplophysa dalaica isolate WHDGS20190420 chromosome 10, ASM1584641v1, whole genome shotgun sequence genome:
- the LOC130429910 gene encoding uncharacterized protein LOC130429910, with protein MTFGLLKARSHCLHKSRVSPVRACDITVACAVLPNVACLRKERAPRVPPAMEWDNPAIFPDDDSVMGPWNCPNFSPLYGAPGCTSNVHSLILISTFLFLTETIRKVSVKKGDSLTLNTGDAFTQRPDWIHWDFEQKCIAELIGKRPAVVDKNERFTDRLELDPKTGSLTITNSKTTDSGLYTLKTPERKFDVTVTSRPLLEKRPELKTENIKPVSVNEGESLTLSTEDAFTKSPDRIHWDFEQKCMIKWMFKNICIAEFTGIQYSAADVDKDDRFTGRLELDYNNASLTITNITSKDSGRYRLRTRTGDSERTFNVTVSEENDSEAAHTPLKTESHPLLPVGVAKH; from the exons atgacctttggcctcCTGAAGGCACGCTCTCACTGCCTTCACAAATCAAGGGTCAGCCCTGTTAGGGCATGTGATATTACTGTGGCTTGTGCGGTCCTCCCCAATGTGGCCTGCCTGAGGAAGGAGAGGGCCCCCAGAGTGCCACCAGCCATGGAATGGGACAATCCGGCAATCTTCCCTGATGACGACAGTG tcatgggcccttggaattgtcctaactttTCCCCCCTATACGGCGCCCCTGGATGCACCTCTAATGTTCACTCGCTTATTTTAATATCAACATTTCTGTTTCTGACAGAGACAATTAGGAAGGTGTCAGTAAAGAAGGGAGATTCTTTAACCCTCAACACTGGAGATGCTTTCACACAGAGGCCTGATTGGATCCATTGGGATTTTGAACAGAAGTGTATAGCTGAACTGATTGGAAAAAGACCTGCTGTTGttgataaaaatgaaagattCACAGACAGACTGGAGCTGGACCCtaagactggatctctcaccatcacaaacagtAAAAccacagactctggactttacACACTGAAGACTCCTGAAAGGAAGTTCGATGTCACTGTCACAA gtCGGCCTCTTTTGGAAAAACGTCCAGAGCTGAAAACAG AGAATATTAAGCCAGTGTCAGTGAATGAGGGAGAATCTTTAACTCTCAGTACTGAAGATGCTTTCACAAAGAGTCCTGATAGGATCCATTGGGATTTTGAACAGAAGTGTATGATCAAgtggatgtttaaaaacatttgtattgctGAATTCACTGGTATACAATATTCTGCTGCTGATGTTGATAAAGATGACAGATTCACAGGCAGACTTGAGCTGGACTATAATAATgcatctctcaccatcacaaacatcacaagcaAAGACTCTGGGCGTTATAGACTGAGAACCAGAACAGGGGATTCAGAAAGAACATTCAATGTCACTGTCAGTG aagagaatgaTTCCGAGGCGGCACACACACCTTTGAAGACTGAATCACATCCTTTGTTGCCTGTTGGTGTTGCAAAACATTAA